The following proteins are co-located in the Mycobacteriales bacterium genome:
- a CDS encoding DinB family protein, with product MATTRRADMFTADGKPSDDDPREHGPRLGDERSTLVEALRRQRLTLEMKCSGLDAQAMARRSIEPSTMSLLGLVRHLAEVERGTFRVMMSGQYVPRLFCSELDRDADFDGAVPDPRIVAEAWDAWRAEVDFATQFVAEAPSLDITGDDPLNRHGSGGGAMSLREVLVGMIEEYARHMGHVDLLRERIDGRLGQ from the coding sequence ATGGCCACGACCCGACGAGCCGACATGTTCACCGCGGACGGCAAGCCGTCTGACGACGACCCGCGCGAGCACGGACCACGGTTGGGCGACGAGCGCAGCACGTTGGTCGAAGCCCTGCGCCGCCAGCGCCTCACCTTGGAGATGAAGTGCTCGGGGCTGGATGCGCAGGCCATGGCGCGCCGCTCCATCGAGCCGTCGACGATGTCCCTGCTGGGTCTGGTGCGACACCTGGCCGAGGTGGAGCGCGGGACGTTCCGGGTGATGATGTCAGGACAGTACGTGCCCCGGCTGTTCTGCTCCGAGCTCGACCGGGACGCCGACTTCGATGGTGCTGTTCCCGACCCGCGGATCGTTGCGGAGGCGTGGGACGCGTGGCGTGCGGAGGTGGACTTCGCCACGCAGTTCGTTGCCGAGGCACCGAGTCTCGACATCACCGGTGACGATCCCTTGAATCGGCACGGCAGCGGTGGAGGAGCGATGTCGCTGCGCGAGGTGCTGGTGGGAATGATCGAGGAGTACGCCCGCCACATGGGTCACGTCGACCTGTTGCGCGAGCGGATCGACGGGCGCCTCGGCCAGTAA
- a CDS encoding LLM class flavin-dependent oxidoreductase has protein sequence MSPELLWYIPNTVEPGHRGDNTADGWGSLDFSTDLARTAEDHGWDGALLGTGWGRPDTFTVATALAARTTTFQPLVAIRPGYWRPAHFASAAATLDQLSRGRLLVNIVSGLDNPAAYGDGESDPARRYDRTKEFLQVVRRLWSEENVTFDGEFFSVKGSTVNPRPYDAENGQHPRLYFGGASAAAERVSAEEADVQLFWGEPLDGVAERIDRLRMLSESVGRVHSPLEFGLRITTLIRDTTEQAWRDAEAKVAKMAGPGGPSLSSNWRRAVGQQRLLDLAERGDVLDSCLYTAPGRVGGGGAATTWLVGSADDVAEALRNYGKLGITHFVLSDTPYKQEVIRIGDQLLDQIREPNLV, from the coding sequence ATGAGCCCGGAACTTCTCTGGTACATCCCCAACACGGTCGAGCCCGGACATCGCGGCGACAACACGGCGGACGGGTGGGGAAGTCTCGACTTCTCCACCGACCTCGCCCGCACCGCCGAAGATCACGGCTGGGATGGTGCTCTCCTCGGGACCGGCTGGGGGCGCCCGGACACATTCACCGTCGCGACCGCGCTGGCCGCCCGCACCACAACATTTCAGCCGTTGGTGGCGATTCGGCCGGGCTATTGGCGACCTGCACATTTCGCCAGTGCCGCAGCGACGCTTGATCAGCTCAGCAGGGGGCGACTGCTCGTCAACATCGTCAGCGGCCTGGACAATCCGGCGGCGTACGGCGATGGCGAAAGCGATCCTGCCCGCCGTTACGACCGCACGAAGGAATTTCTGCAGGTCGTACGCCGACTGTGGAGCGAAGAGAACGTCACGTTCGATGGCGAGTTTTTCAGCGTTAAGGGCTCGACGGTGAATCCGCGACCCTACGACGCCGAAAATGGCCAGCATCCGCGGCTCTACTTCGGGGGCGCCTCTGCCGCGGCCGAACGGGTCTCGGCTGAGGAGGCCGACGTTCAGCTCTTCTGGGGCGAGCCGCTCGACGGCGTGGCCGAGCGGATCGACCGGCTCAGGATGCTGAGTGAATCGGTGGGGCGCGTCCATTCCCCGTTGGAGTTCGGCCTGCGGATCACGACCCTGATCCGGGACACCACCGAGCAGGCCTGGCGGGACGCTGAGGCGAAGGTGGCGAAGATGGCCGGCCCCGGTGGCCCGTCGCTGAGCAGCAACTGGCGTCGAGCCGTGGGCCAGCAGCGGTTGTTAGACCTCGCCGAACGCGGTGACGTGCTGGACTCGTGCCTCTACACCGCGCCCGGTCGGGTCGGTGGCGGCGGCGCGGCCACCACCTGGCTGGTCGGCTCCGCTGACGACGTCGCAGAGGCGTTGCGGAACTACGGCAAGCTCGGAATAACGCACTTCGTGCTCTCCGACACCCCGTACAAGCAGGAGGTCATCCGCATCGGCGACCAACTGCTGGACCAAATCCGCGAACCGAACCTGGTCTAG
- the hypB gene encoding hydrogenase nickel incorporation protein HypB, protein MSRFHRHDDDHDHGHEHPHEHGGDGTRARDLGDHSGYRTGRERIEVLERIFDENDRVAAQNRSDLARGRTRAINLMSSPGAGKTALLRETLRLLADRLRIGIVEGDIETRLDADRLEGFGATIELINTGNGFGGECHLDAPMVRSALIRLPLADLDLILIENVGNLVCPAEFDVGEHARAMIFSVTEGEDKPLKYPVMFRAADLVVINKVDLLPHLDFDLDAFRRNLTAVNPGVQTIEVSVRSGLGLPAWCAWIESQVSDPHPAPTAV, encoded by the coding sequence GTGAGTCGCTTTCATCGGCACGACGACGACCACGATCATGGGCACGAGCATCCGCACGAGCACGGCGGGGACGGGACGCGGGCCCGTGACCTGGGCGATCACTCCGGCTACCGGACCGGCCGGGAACGGATCGAGGTGCTCGAGCGGATCTTCGACGAGAACGACCGGGTCGCGGCGCAGAACCGCAGCGACCTCGCCCGGGGGCGGACCCGGGCGATCAATCTGATGTCCTCACCGGGCGCGGGGAAGACGGCGCTGCTGAGGGAGACGCTGCGCCTGCTCGCCGATCGACTGCGGATCGGCATCGTCGAGGGTGACATCGAGACCCGGCTGGACGCCGACCGGTTGGAAGGTTTCGGCGCCACCATCGAGTTGATCAACACCGGCAACGGTTTCGGCGGGGAATGTCATCTCGACGCCCCGATGGTGCGCTCGGCGCTCATCCGCCTCCCGCTCGCCGACCTCGACCTGATCCTCATCGAGAACGTCGGCAACCTTGTCTGCCCGGCGGAGTTCGACGTCGGTGAGCACGCCCGGGCGATGATCTTCTCCGTCACCGAGGGCGAGGACAAGCCGCTGAAGTACCCGGTGATGTTCCGCGCCGCGGACCTCGTCGTGATCAACAAGGTCGACCTGCTGCCGCACCTCGACTTCGACCTCGACGCGTTCCGCCGGAATCTGACGGCCGTCAACCCAGGAGTACAGACGATCGAGGTCAGCGTGCGGTCGGGTCTCGGACTTCCCGCCTGGTGCGCGTGGATCGAGTCGCAGGTCAGCGACCCGCACCCCGCCCCGACCGCGGTCTGA
- a CDS encoding hydrogenase maturation nickel metallochaperone HypA, giving the protein MHELSLCGAIADIARRRAGDRRVDVIHVRIGRLRQVIPDTLVFCWSLVTSGSELDGSVLEVERIAARLRCRTCGEEHEFGEDLVFACPGCHGLDVEVVAGEEFDVTALELVEV; this is encoded by the coding sequence GTGCATGAGCTGTCGTTGTGCGGGGCCATCGCGGATATCGCCCGGCGACGAGCGGGAGACCGCCGGGTGGACGTGATCCACGTCCGGATCGGTCGGTTGCGTCAGGTGATACCGGACACGCTCGTGTTCTGCTGGTCTCTGGTGACTTCAGGGAGCGAGTTGGACGGCTCGGTGCTGGAGGTCGAGCGGATCGCCGCGCGGCTGCGCTGCCGGACGTGCGGCGAGGAGCATGAGTTCGGCGAGGACCTGGTCTTTGCCTGCCCCGGATGTCATGGTCTTGACGTCGAGGTGGTGGCCGGCGAGGAGTTCGACGTCACGGCGCTCGAACTCGTGGAGGTGTGA